From the genome of candidate division KSB1 bacterium, one region includes:
- a CDS encoding PQQ-binding-like beta-propeller repeat protein produces MRTICLGMLLLGALSAAARAQIELILDNDGPGFAVTGQWLVKTTGDPYGGTALYKRKGDGTATARWQATLTFPGLYRVEIHVVDGNYAEDTRITIHAARGDTLIVDNQNYRPGWHLLGDFDLPETTWVEVSDYFEGNGRYVLADAVRLTSLMSTYSISGELLFAGGATRATSRIALFRQGSSQPLMVVTQEGTHHRFAFTKLVEGWYSILCAAWGYDTLRVDSLRLLGSDLRDLSFTMQPLPGPRRLIRGTVLFDDLSDTAVSRVVAYPSTFPLPASYDSVRHGQTLTLANLPEGEYRLRFLARGYTPDTTSHMAVRLVGADRVLEPVTLARVFRFAWISDSHVGAGSTEAGLVAVLGAINGLVDSLDFVLHTGDLTERGADSEIQQYLDLMRTCRLPVWSVPGNHDTKWSESGLHTLKRYFGALRFSIAHYGFRIIGLNTGIPLRGGGGFFDPADIAWLRQELASLDPPDTPVIFACHFPCEFTSMYNYWQVLDLLKSYRTAIILVGHGHSNRAYDFEGIPGAMGRDTYASAPGFNVVSVSKREIVVTPYTADGQAGQPWLRIPCASAPQPEVAFLDLNEGEVVTGTTTVHVRIGVPATSGSWQVTYSSLGGATVGGALSGAAHEWSLSLATASLENGYHTLQVVFTTAAGQRVARTRGFVVHNGGPQAVWRYQAGAEVITAPACDGERVYVGTSDGRIIALRLEDGTHAWPPLRAAGAVFSAPTVHEGVLYCGATDGTFSAVNAASGELLWTYQAGGAVLTPPVVADTTIYFAGKQTMYALGVKGHQRLWQYSASGMIECKPAVAGDLLLFGSWDRQFRALDRHTGALRWNWNRTSSFYYAPAASWPVATADRVFVSDPERYVNAISLANGTTIWSSKTPEAWDSIGLSEDGSSTLYVRSLDGCLYAFLAGAPTQLQLWTTNVGYGWDTTPSMPVEKGGVVFTGSKPGFLVAVASWGGLRWRYWLAHAYVATVTPLDGERVVAAALDGTVALISGAGTGVPKNDTGQPMPERDLLLHPYPNPFNNTLVVSYQLRRAQKVDFVVTNLLGETVFSRTAEHQSGGQFQFVWSGTDLAGQNLPSGIYLLIVRGQHFRQTRKVVLVR; encoded by the coding sequence ATGCGAACAATATGCCTTGGGATGCTCCTTCTGGGTGCGTTGAGCGCGGCTGCGCGCGCCCAGATTGAACTCATCCTGGACAACGACGGCCCAGGATTTGCCGTGACGGGCCAGTGGCTCGTCAAGACCACTGGCGACCCTTACGGTGGCACCGCCCTTTACAAGCGCAAGGGTGACGGCACGGCAACCGCCCGCTGGCAGGCGACACTGACCTTTCCGGGGCTTTATCGGGTCGAAATCCACGTGGTCGACGGCAATTATGCGGAGGACACGCGGATAACAATCCACGCCGCCAGGGGCGACACGCTGATAGTCGACAATCAGAACTATCGCCCCGGCTGGCATCTCTTGGGCGATTTTGACCTCCCGGAGACCACGTGGGTGGAGGTGAGTGACTACTTCGAGGGGAACGGGCGGTACGTTCTTGCCGACGCGGTGCGCCTGACCTCGCTCATGAGCACCTACTCCATAAGCGGCGAACTGCTCTTTGCCGGCGGGGCGACACGCGCCACCTCACGGATTGCCTTGTTCCGTCAGGGAAGTAGCCAGCCCCTGATGGTGGTCACGCAAGAGGGTACCCACCACCGATTCGCCTTCACCAAGCTCGTCGAGGGCTGGTACAGTATCCTCTGTGCGGCCTGGGGGTACGACACTCTGCGGGTGGACTCGCTCCGACTTCTCGGAAGTGATCTGCGCGACCTGAGCTTCACCATGCAGCCTTTGCCTGGCCCGCGCCGCCTCATTCGCGGCACCGTCCTTTTTGATGACCTCTCCGACACGGCAGTCTCCCGAGTGGTGGCCTACCCATCGACCTTCCCCCTGCCGGCCAGTTACGACTCGGTGCGGCACGGGCAGACCTTGACGCTGGCCAATCTCCCCGAAGGCGAATACCGCCTGCGCTTTCTGGCCCGCGGCTACACCCCAGATACCACGAGCCACATGGCAGTTCGCCTGGTCGGGGCCGACCGCGTCCTTGAGCCAGTCACGTTGGCGCGTGTGTTTCGCTTCGCCTGGATCAGCGATAGCCACGTGGGCGCCGGCTCCACGGAGGCAGGCCTGGTGGCCGTGCTCGGCGCCATCAACGGGCTGGTTGACTCGTTGGACTTTGTCCTGCATACCGGCGACCTGACCGAGCGCGGTGCCGACAGCGAAATCCAGCAATACTTGGACCTGATGCGCACCTGCCGCCTGCCCGTGTGGAGCGTACCTGGGAACCATGACACCAAATGGAGCGAATCTGGCCTCCACACCCTGAAGAGGTACTTTGGCGCCCTGCGCTTTTCCATTGCACACTATGGCTTCCGCATCATTGGACTGAACACGGGAATCCCGCTGCGCGGAGGGGGCGGTTTCTTCGATCCTGCCGACATCGCATGGCTCCGCCAAGAGTTAGCAAGCCTGGACCCGCCAGACACCCCGGTGATATTTGCCTGCCACTTCCCGTGCGAGTTCACTTCGATGTACAACTACTGGCAGGTTTTGGACCTGCTCAAGAGCTACCGCACGGCCATCATCCTGGTAGGTCATGGACACAGCAACCGCGCCTACGACTTTGAGGGCATCCCTGGGGCGATGGGCCGCGATACCTACGCCTCAGCTCCAGGGTTCAACGTAGTCTCGGTGAGCAAGAGGGAGATCGTGGTCACGCCCTACACGGCGGATGGACAGGCAGGCCAACCCTGGCTGCGCATCCCTTGCGCCAGCGCGCCTCAGCCAGAGGTGGCGTTCTTGGACCTTAACGAAGGGGAGGTGGTCACCGGCACCACGACGGTGCATGTGCGCATCGGCGTGCCTGCCACGAGCGGAAGCTGGCAGGTGACGTACAGTAGCCTTGGCGGTGCAACCGTGGGCGGGGCGCTTTCCGGTGCTGCCCATGAGTGGTCCTTGTCCCTTGCCACCGCGTCGTTAGAAAACGGCTACCACACGCTGCAGGTGGTCTTCACCACGGCGGCAGGCCAGAGAGTGGCGCGCACCCGGGGATTTGTCGTGCACAACGGCGGCCCGCAGGCGGTCTGGCGCTACCAGGCAGGGGCAGAAGTCATCACCGCACCGGCCTGCGACGGCGAGCGGGTGTACGTGGGTACCAGCGACGGTCGGATCATCGCCTTGCGCCTTGAGGACGGCACGCACGCCTGGCCACCCCTGCGGGCGGCGGGTGCGGTCTTTTCCGCCCCCACGGTGCACGAAGGGGTGCTCTATTGCGGCGCCACCGATGGCACCTTCTCCGCCGTCAATGCCGCCAGCGGCGAGCTGCTCTGGACCTATCAGGCCGGCGGCGCGGTGCTCACTCCACCCGTGGTGGCCGACACGACCATCTACTTTGCGGGCAAGCAAACCATGTACGCCCTCGGCGTCAAGGGCCACCAGCGCCTGTGGCAGTATAGCGCCAGCGGCATGATCGAATGCAAGCCCGCAGTGGCCGGCGACCTGCTCCTGTTTGGCTCCTGGGACCGCCAGTTCCGCGCTCTGGACCGACATACCGGTGCCCTGCGTTGGAACTGGAATCGCACCTCCAGCTTCTACTATGCGCCGGCTGCCTCGTGGCCGGTGGCCACTGCCGACCGCGTGTTCGTATCTGATCCGGAACGCTACGTGAATGCTATCAGCCTGGCCAACGGCACCACCATCTGGTCCAGCAAGACGCCGGAAGCTTGGGACTCAATCGGCCTTTCTGAAGATGGAAGCAGCACCCTCTACGTGCGTTCCTTAGACGGGTGTCTCTACGCGTTTTTGGCCGGCGCGCCCACCCAGCTGCAACTCTGGACAACCAATGTGGGCTATGGCTGGGACACCACCCCTTCGATGCCGGTGGAGAAGGGCGGCGTCGTGTTCACCGGGAGCAAACCGGGCTTTCTGGTGGCCGTGGCAAGCTGGGGTGGGCTACGCTGGCGCTACTGGCTCGCGCACGCCTACGTCGCCACCGTCACCCCCTTGGACGGTGAGCGGGTGGTCGCCGCAGCCTTGGATGGCACCGTGGCACTCATCAGCGGCGCCGGCACCGGGGTTCCCAAGAACGACACCGGGCAACCCATGCCGGAGCGCGACCTCCTGC
- a CDS encoding peptidoglycan recognition protein family protein — MKVAGFYVGFLLLLLPSCALRHGSGIAVVEVPYPAGMSVVHRSEWGWQPLRASLPTHRISKITIHHGGEEFPADKDPIQYLRNLQTWSRNEKKWIDIPYHFLIDFQGRIYEGRPINYPGDTNTDYDPRGHALICLLGNFEVQEVTPKQFQALVALTAHLARIYGVPLSSIKGHRDYSDQTVCPGKNLYRYLEDGSLLKAVEEQLAR; from the coding sequence ATGAAAGTGGCGGGCTTTTATGTGGGATTCTTGCTCCTTCTCCTGCCCAGCTGCGCCTTGCGTCACGGGAGCGGAATTGCCGTGGTGGAGGTTCCCTATCCGGCGGGGATGAGCGTTGTGCATCGCAGCGAGTGGGGTTGGCAACCGTTGCGCGCCAGCCTTCCCACCCACCGGATCAGCAAGATCACGATTCACCATGGAGGGGAGGAGTTCCCGGCAGACAAAGACCCGATCCAGTACCTGCGCAACCTGCAGACCTGGAGCCGCAATGAGAAGAAGTGGATCGACATCCCCTACCACTTTCTCATCGACTTCCAGGGCCGCATCTACGAGGGCCGCCCGATCAACTACCCTGGCGATACCAACACCGACTATGATCCCCGTGGCCATGCGCTCATCTGTCTGTTGGGGAACTTTGAAGTGCAAGAGGTGACCCCTAAGCAGTTCCAGGCACTGGTGGCCTTGACGGCGCACTTGGCTCGCATCTACGGGGTGCCATTGAGCAGCATCAAGGGCCACCGTGACTACAGCGACCAGACCGTATGCCCCGGCAAGAATCTCTATCGCTACTTGGAAGATGGCAGCCTGCTCAAGGCAGTGGAAGAGCAACTGGCGCGGTGA
- a CDS encoding TolC family protein, with amino-acid sequence MKIAHTIASLLIAGCCFAASGGAQDTLRLSLHEAVLIALERNPTFAIQRLRPSIMEAALSEQVAAFEPTLSASVTSDKSHVQRFLGARPEPFEMTSQRVGYGAGLSQLLPTGTTLAVDVGMSGSTSSIYLPQYSGNVGVTVSQALLRGFGLGANLISVRSASIDVEISRHELKAMAERLVQEVEASYWGLYLAAQELSIQEQSLNLAQRQLEESQERVAVGKLAELELASVRAEVARRRSAVIDAQSRYEQARLNLLYLLNPGQGVSWSTTLAPLDRPLVTPDSLGAVELHEELALRYRPDIAQARLAYRRGELQVAYTKNGLLPRLDVFVTFGRTSYARTFKEAAPDVQSPFYSVNGGVTFQFPVVDAKARAQLRRALKTREQLELALRNMEQLVQRDVRIAYADVLRTRQQIDASREARLLQEKNLEAEVEKFRVGRSTNLLVLQVQRDLTSSQLSEVRATVDYLNALATLFVMEGTLLERRAIDVPPEL; translated from the coding sequence ATGAAGATTGCACACACCATTGCCTCCTTGCTCATCGCGGGGTGCTGCTTTGCCGCAAGTGGCGGCGCTCAGGACACACTCCGCCTTTCCTTGCACGAGGCAGTACTCATCGCCCTGGAACGCAACCCCACCTTTGCCATTCAGCGGCTGCGTCCATCGATCATGGAGGCAGCGCTCAGCGAGCAGGTGGCCGCTTTCGAGCCCACTTTGAGCGCCTCGGTGACCAGCGACAAGAGCCATGTGCAACGCTTCTTGGGGGCAAGACCGGAGCCGTTCGAGATGACCTCGCAGCGAGTCGGCTACGGTGCTGGCCTGTCGCAACTCCTCCCCACGGGCACCACCTTGGCAGTGGACGTGGGCATGTCCGGTTCGACCTCGAGCATCTACCTGCCGCAGTACTCTGGCAACGTCGGTGTGACCGTGAGTCAGGCTCTGCTTCGCGGCTTTGGCCTGGGCGCCAATCTGATCAGCGTGCGCAGCGCCTCCATCGACGTTGAAATTTCCCGCCATGAGCTGAAGGCCATGGCCGAGCGTTTGGTGCAAGAGGTGGAGGCCAGCTACTGGGGTCTCTACCTTGCCGCTCAGGAGCTGAGCATTCAGGAGCAATCCTTGAACCTGGCGCAGCGGCAGTTGGAGGAGTCGCAGGAGCGCGTGGCAGTCGGCAAGCTGGCGGAGCTGGAGTTGGCCTCCGTGCGAGCAGAGGTGGCGCGGCGTCGCAGCGCGGTCATCGATGCGCAAAGCCGCTATGAACAGGCCAGGCTGAATCTCCTCTACCTCCTCAATCCTGGGCAAGGGGTGAGCTGGTCGACCACGCTGGCACCCCTGGACCGTCCGCTTGTCACCCCGGACTCTCTGGGCGCGGTTGAGCTCCACGAGGAGCTGGCCTTGCGCTATCGCCCGGACATAGCGCAGGCGCGGCTGGCCTACCGCCGCGGTGAGCTGCAGGTGGCCTACACCAAGAATGGTCTGCTCCCCCGCCTGGATGTCTTTGTCACTTTCGGGCGCACCTCCTATGCGCGCACGTTCAAGGAAGCGGCCCCGGATGTCCAGAGCCCCTTCTACAGCGTCAATGGCGGCGTGACCTTCCAATTCCCTGTCGTGGACGCCAAGGCACGCGCACAGCTCCGCCGGGCACTCAAGACCAGGGAACAGCTCGAACTGGCGCTGCGCAACATGGAACAGCTGGTGCAGCGCGACGTGCGCATCGCGTACGCCGACGTGCTGCGCACGCGCCAACAGATCGATGCCTCCCGCGAGGCACGCCTCTTGCAGGAGAAAAACCTCGAGGCTGAAGTGGAAAAGTTCCGCGTGGGCAGATCCACCAACCTCCTGGTCCTGCAGGTGCAGCGCGACCTCACCAGCAGTCAGCTCAGCGAGGTGAGAGCCACCGTCGACTACCTGAATGCGCTCGCCACCCTGTTCGTGATGGAGGGTACCCTTTTGGAGCGCCGCGCCATCGACGTGCCGCCAGAGCTGTGA
- a CDS encoding efflux RND transporter permease subunit — MNLSRGPIHRPILTTMVFLAIITLGLISFSRLSIDLMPEITYPTISVITSYGNVGPEEIEELVTRPIEEALAAVQGVEQITSTSTEGRSMVRVSFAWGTDLEAAANDIRDRIDRVLPRLPEDIDRPMIRKFDVSAFPIMTIGVSSDLNPLDLRRLVEDQVKYRLERIPGVAAADVSGGLTREIHVDLKADKLKALNLSPNAILAALRRENRNIPAGLYDKGNLEVLVRTQGEFMSLDEIRSTVITTRNGVPVTIGDVARVDDSWQEVRQLVRINGKPGLRVAINKQSGSNTVAVAKEVRAEIERLNRDFPQLTLVPLIDQSRYIQRSINNVGNSALLGGILAVLILFVFLRNVSSTAIIATAIPISVVATFGLMYFAGLTLNIMTFGALALGIGMLVDSAIVVLENIYRHREGGGGRVESAVIGAEEVTSAIVASTLTTLVVFLPVVFIRGMSGVMFWQMAYVVSFALLCSLVVALTLVPMLTSKLLRLTPLSGDKKLLHRIYAASELAFKRVEARYAELLQWALGHRAQVASGALGLFLVSVVLVRLIGVELMPQADEGEVRVNLEMAVGTRLELVNQTALAVEEIIRKQVPEMTAVMANIGGGGFRASGGHTAQIRVTLVPRSARRRSSEQVANDLRRALAGLPGVTIRTRAGQGLFLLSMGTTQGDRVSVDVRGYDLHIAQELAQRVNQAILQVKGITDTQISREEGSPEEVVRIDRDKAAALGLSVSDIGDALQTAIGGTYASYFREGGKEDRILVRLSEEDRRDLADLLDLTVLNNRGEQVVLRNVVQVVPREGPVRIERKDQERTITISANFTGRAMGSVVADIRKALRTIPVPRDFTLQFGEEYEEQQKAFRELMVGLVLALLLIYMVMAGQFESLKDPFVVLFSIPMALIGVTVTMLLTGTTFSMQAFIGCIMLAGIVVNNAILLVDYTNQLRRKHGLALYEAIRTSGSRRLRPILMSTLTTVLGLLPLSLGLGEGGEAQAPLARVVIGGLLSSTLVTLVLIPVVYSVFEEKQSLRKVLVAARHLTATARARVNSVRSSK; from the coding sequence ATGAATCTATCGCGTGGTCCCATCCATCGCCCCATCCTCACGACGATGGTCTTTCTGGCGATTATCACCCTGGGCCTCATCTCCTTCTCCCGGCTCTCCATCGACCTTATGCCTGAGATCACCTACCCCACCATTTCCGTCATCACCAGCTATGGCAATGTCGGGCCGGAGGAGATAGAGGAGTTGGTGACGCGGCCCATCGAGGAGGCCTTGGCGGCGGTGCAAGGGGTGGAGCAGATAACCTCCACCTCCACCGAGGGGCGGAGCATGGTGCGCGTCTCATTCGCATGGGGCACCGACCTTGAGGCCGCAGCCAACGATATCCGCGACCGCATCGACCGCGTGTTGCCCAGGCTGCCGGAAGATATCGACCGGCCGATGATCCGCAAGTTCGACGTCTCCGCCTTTCCCATCATGACGATCGGCGTCTCCAGCGACCTCAACCCTCTGGATTTGCGGCGCCTGGTGGAAGACCAAGTCAAGTATCGCCTGGAGCGCATCCCCGGAGTGGCCGCCGCCGACGTATCCGGGGGTCTGACCAGGGAGATCCACGTGGACCTGAAGGCCGATAAGCTCAAGGCGCTCAACCTGTCGCCCAACGCCATCTTGGCGGCCCTCCGTCGCGAGAACAGAAACATCCCGGCCGGCCTGTATGACAAGGGCAACTTGGAGGTCCTGGTGCGCACCCAGGGCGAATTCATGTCATTGGACGAAATCCGCTCCACGGTCATCACCACGCGCAACGGCGTGCCGGTGACCATCGGCGATGTGGCCCGTGTCGATGACTCGTGGCAGGAGGTCAGGCAGCTGGTGCGCATCAACGGCAAGCCTGGCCTGCGCGTGGCCATCAACAAGCAGTCCGGTTCCAACACGGTTGCCGTGGCCAAAGAGGTACGTGCCGAGATCGAGCGCCTCAACCGCGACTTTCCGCAGCTTACGCTCGTGCCGCTCATCGACCAGTCGCGCTACATCCAGCGCTCCATCAACAACGTGGGCAATTCCGCCCTCTTAGGCGGCATCCTGGCCGTGCTGATTCTCTTCGTCTTCTTGCGCAACGTCTCCAGCACGGCCATCATCGCTACGGCCATCCCCATCTCGGTAGTGGCCACCTTTGGCCTGATGTATTTTGCGGGCTTGACGCTCAACATAATGACCTTCGGCGCCTTGGCCTTAGGCATCGGCATGTTGGTAGACAGCGCCATTGTCGTGCTGGAGAATATCTACCGCCACCGAGAGGGAGGCGGCGGACGCGTAGAGAGCGCCGTCATCGGTGCCGAGGAGGTCACCTCGGCGATCGTGGCCAGCACGTTGACGACGCTGGTGGTGTTCCTGCCGGTTGTCTTTATTCGCGGCATGTCCGGGGTGATGTTCTGGCAGATGGCCTATGTGGTGAGTTTCGCGCTGCTCTGCTCGCTCGTCGTCGCCCTGACGCTGGTGCCCATGCTTACCAGCAAGCTCCTCCGGCTCACTCCGCTCAGCGGGGACAAGAAACTTCTCCACCGCATCTATGCCGCCAGTGAGCTGGCCTTCAAGCGGGTGGAAGCCCGCTACGCCGAACTTCTGCAATGGGCGCTTGGGCATCGCGCCCAGGTGGCCTCCGGCGCGTTGGGCCTCTTCTTGGTCTCGGTGGTGCTCGTGCGCCTCATCGGCGTAGAGCTGATGCCGCAGGCGGACGAGGGGGAAGTGCGCGTCAACCTGGAGATGGCGGTGGGCACCCGCCTGGAACTCGTCAACCAAACCGCCTTGGCAGTGGAAGAGATCATCAGGAAGCAGGTGCCGGAGATGACCGCGGTCATGGCCAACATAGGGGGCGGAGGCTTTCGCGCCAGCGGTGGCCACACTGCCCAAATCCGCGTCACCTTGGTGCCCAGGAGCGCGCGTCGCCGCAGTAGCGAACAGGTCGCCAACGATCTGCGCCGTGCCCTTGCCGGCCTGCCCGGGGTCACCATCCGCACGCGCGCCGGCCAAGGGCTCTTCCTGCTGTCCATGGGCACTACCCAGGGGGACCGAGTAAGCGTTGACGTGCGCGGCTACGACCTACACATCGCGCAAGAGCTGGCGCAGCGGGTGAATCAGGCCATCTTGCAGGTGAAAGGCATCACCGACACGCAGATCAGCCGCGAGGAGGGCAGTCCCGAGGAAGTCGTCCGCATCGACCGCGACAAGGCGGCGGCACTTGGGCTATCCGTGTCCGACATTGGCGATGCCTTGCAAACGGCCATCGGCGGCACCTATGCCTCGTACTTTCGCGAAGGCGGCAAGGAAGACCGCATCCTTGTGCGGTTGAGTGAGGAGGACAGGCGCGACCTGGCCGACTTGCTGGACCTGACCGTGCTCAACAATCGTGGGGAGCAGGTGGTGTTGCGCAACGTCGTGCAGGTGGTACCCAGAGAGGGCCCGGTGCGCATAGAGCGCAAGGACCAGGAGCGCACCATTACCATCTCGGCCAATTTCACGGGGCGCGCCATGGGGTCGGTGGTGGCGGACATCCGCAAGGCGCTGCGTACCATTCCCGTGCCCAGGGACTTTACCCTGCAGTTCGGCGAGGAATATGAGGAGCAGCAGAAGGCCTTCCGCGAGTTAATGGTTGGCCTGGTGCTCGCCCTCTTGCTCATCTACATGGTGATGGCCGGGCAGTTCGAGTCGCTGAAAGACCCCTTCGTGGTTCTTTTCTCCATTCCCATGGCGCTCATCGGCGTCACGGTGACCATGCTCCTCACTGGAACCACCTTCAGCATGCAGGCCTTCATCGGCTGCATCATGCTGGCCGGGATTGTGGTCAACAACGCCATCCTGCTGGTCGACTACACCAACCAGTTGCGGCGCAAGCACGGCCTGGCCCTGTACGAGGCGATCCGTACCTCCGGCTCGCGGCGCCTGCGGCCCATCCTCATGAGTACTCTCACGACGGTGTTGGGCCTGTTGCCGCTGTCGTTGGGCCTGGGGGAAGGCGGCGAAGCTCAGGCGCCCTTGGCTCGGGTGGTCATCGGCGGACTGCTCAGCTCCACGCTGGTGACTTTGGTGCTCATTCCTGTAGTCTACTCGGTATTTGAGGAGAAGCAATCGCTGCGCAAAGTGCTGGTGGCGGCGCGGCACCTCACTGCCACGGCACGCGCACGCGTCAATTCGGTGAGGTCGAGCAAATGA
- a CDS encoding efflux RND transporter periplasmic adaptor subunit, producing the protein MKKLVVRLVVGVVALALVFRVIQLVAKKPAGGLPRGQRPPVAVEVDSVRYGPISEVRQFVGTVQPIYRYLIAPKVAGRVVEIRKRIGDPVRRDEVVAKIDDAEYQQAVREAEASLKIAQASLSEAQSQFALARQEFERVQQLREKGIASPAELDAATTNYEAQQSRLKLAQAQVEQREAALRSAQIRLNYTVLTAPAPGFTGERFVDEGTLLTANAPVISVVGIEKVIVRTTITERDYGRVQPGQSATVSVDAFADRLFPAQVARIAPMLREESRMAEVEVEVDNDSLILKPGMFARVSVVLASNEHAQLVPSRAIVTRDGQKALFVVDSTGTVAHFVPVTPGIATQEVTEVLAPELKGRVVTLGQHLLADGSPVLLPGARPQSRRGR; encoded by the coding sequence ATGAAGAAGCTTGTGGTGCGCCTGGTCGTGGGCGTTGTGGCCCTCGCCTTGGTTTTTCGGGTCATTCAGTTAGTTGCCAAGAAACCGGCCGGTGGCCTGCCGCGCGGCCAGCGTCCCCCCGTTGCCGTTGAGGTGGACAGCGTCCGCTACGGCCCGATAAGCGAAGTGCGGCAGTTTGTGGGCACCGTCCAACCCATCTATCGCTACCTCATCGCCCCGAAGGTGGCAGGACGCGTGGTGGAGATCCGCAAGCGCATTGGCGACCCGGTGCGCCGGGATGAGGTCGTAGCCAAGATCGATGATGCCGAGTATCAACAGGCAGTGCGCGAGGCGGAAGCAAGCCTGAAGATCGCGCAAGCGTCGCTGAGCGAGGCGCAGAGCCAGTTCGCCTTGGCCAGACAAGAGTTCGAGCGTGTGCAGCAACTCAGGGAAAAGGGGATCGCCTCACCTGCAGAGTTGGACGCGGCAACCACCAACTACGAGGCGCAGCAATCGCGCCTCAAACTGGCGCAGGCGCAAGTGGAACAGCGCGAGGCGGCCCTAAGGTCGGCCCAGATTCGGCTCAACTACACCGTGCTGACCGCCCCTGCACCCGGCTTCACCGGCGAGCGCTTCGTGGACGAAGGGACCCTGCTCACCGCCAATGCCCCAGTTATCTCGGTAGTGGGGATTGAGAAGGTCATCGTGCGCACCACGATCACGGAGCGGGATTATGGCCGCGTGCAGCCCGGCCAATCTGCCACGGTAAGCGTCGACGCCTTCGCGGACCGCCTCTTCCCTGCACAGGTGGCGCGCATCGCTCCGATGCTGCGCGAGGAATCGCGCATGGCAGAAGTGGAAGTGGAGGTGGACAACGACTCGCTGATCCTTAAGCCCGGGATGTTTGCGCGCGTGAGCGTGGTGCTGGCCAGCAACGAGCACGCGCAGCTCGTCCCCTCTCGCGCCATCGTGACCCGTGACGGGCAGAAGGCGCTCTTTGTGGTGGACTCCACCGGCACCGTGGCCCACTTTGTCCCCGTGACGCCCGGCATTGCCACGCAGGAGGTGACAGAGGTCCTCGCTCCGGAGCTAAAGGGTCGCGTGGTCACCCTCGGCCAGCATCTGTTGGCGGACGGCAGCCCGGTGCTTCTGCCAGGGGCGCGTCCGCAGTCGCGTCGCGGCCGCTAG
- a CDS encoding serine/threonine-protein phosphatase, whose protein sequence is MQSCARNGKKKGGAGTGLHELKRHDLLRGLRQELRDIYHFYVEPERRESLKRMHRLVRWIYVVIWVGMSMLAKLTPLRRFLLVLSLIMTILNTRFTFMGSDVSLNFGALGFILLLIVLLLELKDRLLFQDELVAGKAVQEALLPKERPVLSGWDTWLYTHPANEVGGDLVDYLALPRGRLAVCLGDVAGKGLGAALCMAKVQATLRALAASLRSLSALANRLNEILCRDGLPQRFVSLVVASLSSRNGRIQLLNAGHLPPFLLTDGQCQELPRGQAALGLTPKTRYRLQRLRLEKGDIVFLYSDGITECRNQRQESFGEARLAHILTSEKWASAEQMGKRVIAEVANFVGEARLEDDFSIAILRRT, encoded by the coding sequence ATGCAGAGCTGTGCGCGGAACGGGAAGAAGAAAGGAGGCGCGGGAACGGGCCTGCACGAACTGAAACGCCACGATCTGCTGCGCGGCCTGCGCCAGGAACTGCGCGACATTTACCACTTCTATGTCGAACCGGAGCGGCGCGAGTCGCTAAAACGGATGCATCGCCTGGTGCGGTGGATCTACGTGGTCATCTGGGTGGGGATGAGCATGCTCGCCAAGCTCACCCCGCTGCGGCGCTTCCTTCTGGTGTTGAGCCTGATCATGACCATCCTCAACACCCGCTTCACGTTCATGGGGAGCGACGTGAGTCTCAACTTCGGCGCCCTGGGGTTCATTCTTCTGCTGATTGTCCTCCTTTTGGAACTGAAAGACAGGCTCCTTTTCCAAGACGAGCTGGTGGCCGGCAAGGCAGTCCAGGAGGCATTGCTCCCCAAGGAGAGGCCGGTGCTCTCGGGCTGGGACACCTGGCTCTATACCCATCCGGCCAACGAAGTCGGCGGCGACCTGGTGGACTATCTAGCCCTCCCGCGCGGGCGTCTGGCAGTTTGCTTGGGCGATGTGGCTGGCAAAGGGCTGGGTGCCGCGCTCTGCATGGCCAAGGTGCAGGCCACCCTGCGCGCCTTGGCGGCCTCGCTCCGCTCGCTGAGCGCGCTGGCCAATCGCCTGAACGAAATCCTTTGCCGCGACGGCCTCCCGCAGCGCTTCGTCTCGCTGGTCGTCGCATCACTGAGCTCCCGGAACGGACGGATCCAATTGCTCAACGCCGGACACCTGCCTCCATTCCTGCTCACAGACGGGCAGTGCCAGGAGTTGCCGCGCGGCCAGGCTGCGCTTGGCCTGACGCCCAAGACTCGCTATCGCCTGCAACGCCTCCGTCTGGAGAAGGGGGACATCGTGTTCCTGTACTCCGATGGCATCACCGAATGCCGCAACCAAAGGCAGGAGTCCTTTGGCGAAGCCCGCCTTGCCCATATCCTCACCAGCGAGAAGTGGGCCTCTGCGGAGCAGATGGGAAAACGAGTCATCGCCGAAGTGGCAAATTTCGTGGGCGAGGCGCGCCTGGAGGACGACTTTTCCATAGCCATCCTGCGGCGCACATGA